Genomic DNA from Candidatus Poribacteria bacterium:
TCCAAAATTAGTCCCAGATGCGATGCCAGCCCGAACCGTCGCGGGTGTGCGATACCTTGTCCATCAACTATCACCAAATCTGGTTCCGTTTGCAACCGATCGAATGCTGTCAGAAGTGGGGGAACCTCACGAAAGGACAACAACCCGGGTATATAAGGAAAACGAACAGCGCACTCTGCCACCTCGCTATCCACCACCTGTAATCCGGGAAAACTGAGGACTACCACAGACGCGAGCGCGATGTCCTTTTTCAGTCCGATGTCTACCCCAGCAACGGTGTTAATTGTTCCAAACCGGTCTGTCGCAATCACTTCTCTGCGAAGCCTATTTTGAATTTCCCGTGCTTCTTCAGGTGTAACATCCCATGAATGGAGGGAGCGATACTGCATATCTGCCGCTGTTCGTTTTAATGTAAACTTCGTCCTGTCTTACAATATCTTGAGCATCTGGAACCAGAGCATAGATTCCCTCTCAAGTGCTCAACGAAATTATAACACAAAAAACTTCAATTGTCAAGCCATTCGGCGTAATATCAACACCGATAGTTTTATTTTTTCGGTGTTGTCTTTTCTACTTCAAGTGCATTGGGTTTCGCAATATGTCGGATACCTGCAAAAAATGCGGAGAGCACCAGATAACCACCGCCAATGCCGATAAGGGCACCCAAACCACCTATAATAATTTCTATACCGTTAAACATAATGAGTTCTCCTCACTATAAAATTTCTATAATGAAAAATTTCTATGATGACCCGCTATGAATTTCCGATATTTTCAATTTAAGCCTGTCACCGAAAATATTGATAAAATAAACGGAAGTATCTGATAATCGGTTTCAGGTTTATTGTATGAATGCTTACAAAATGATTATTGCAAAAACCATGCCATCACAAAAACGCCAAAATTATGCTAAAATTCGGCAGCAATGTATATTATTTGACGCAATAAGACGATAATGGAAAGAAAAATGTGGTAAAATCAAAACACCTAACTGTAATTTTGTTAGCGGGGAATCTTAAATCAAACCCGCAAATCCTGTCTCTATTGTGCATATTTAGATACACAGATCTATAGTTGCGAGGAAGTGAACAAGCCTGTTATTCCTTATGGATGGCTTTAGAGGGATTTCGGTCAAGCATGGCGAGAATACTGGAAGGCACGAGATGTTTAATGGCTTCATCTCGTGCCAGCAATTCACGTGCTTCTGTTGAGGACATATAGGCATAAGTATCTGGTAAGAGAAGACTTGATACGTAAGAAGTATATCGGCGAATCTCTGGTTGTGTCATGAATGACTCTATGGTTTTGATACCTGCTGCTGCCCGATTTGCAACAATAAAGCGAGCTGAGATAAACAACTCCTGCAATTCCGCGTGGAAGTTTGTATAGTATTTCGGGTCGAAGATTCTTACTAAGGTATCGTAGCCGACGATAAAGTGGAACTCAGTCTCGGATGGAAAAATGGCTTTTAAAGCAATAACCTTGTCAATATATCTGCCATGACTTGATACACCAACAGAAAACCTTTGGTGATCGATCGCATATTTCTTGAGCGTGACGAGTCTTGCTGCAAGTGGCAAACCGAATATATCTTTATCTACATTCGCTTTCGCAAGGAGTAAGAGGACTTCATCCAATTGGTACTTCGTGAGTGTATCCTCTATCATTCGAACATGTGCAAGTGTCAACGGGTTAAAGGATCCTGAAAAGATTCCCAGTTTTTTGGTTTCGCGCGACGGAAGTGCAGCGCGGTGAATAAAATCTATCTGCGGGGGAGCAGACGGATCTAACCCCTTAAAAAGTTCAACGAACCACTCATAATCGGGGTGGCGTTTACATTCTTGTGTCAAGAGATTCAATAGTGTCTCCGCCATTTGTTCCGTAGTCCTGCTCACCTTGTGAAAGGCTTTGCTGGCAACCAACAGAGTTAGCCAGCATCGATTTCCGCTTTTTTGGCTTCTTCCCAGATTGCATCTAAACGCTCTAAGTCTTGCGATTCAAAGTTTGTGCCACGGCGTTCTAATTCTGCTTCCATCCATTTAAAGCGCGTTACAAATTTCCGGTTCGCCTGCCGTAATGTCTCTTCAGCTTGAAGATCCATAAAACGACATAGATTAACAATAGCAAATAACAGATCACCGAGTTCCATCGCAACTGCTTCTGAACCCTCTGTGTTGATACTAACTTTGACTTCATCAAGTTCTTCTTCAACCTTAGCAATTACATCAGCGAGTTCTTCCCAATCGAAACCGACGCGCGCAGCTCGACTCTGTATCTTCTGAGCACGAAGTAGTGTCGGCATTGCATTCGGAATTCCGTCAAGCACTGATTCCCGATCCGAATAGCCTGCTTCTTGGCGTTTGATTGCCTCCCAGTTTTTTACAACCTCTTCTGAGTTCTCAACATTGACATCACCGAAGACGTGCGGATGCCGTCGGATAAGTTTTTCTGTTAAGGTTTCAATCACGGCGTAGATGTCGAAGTTCTCGTGTTCCGCTGCAATTTGTGCTTGGAGCATAATATTCAAGAGCAGATCCCCCAGTTCCTCTTTCAGTTTACTCGGATCGCCTGTATCAATCGCTTCAAGCGTTTCGTAGGTTTCCTCAATAAGCGTCGATTTCAGGGTCTCATGTGTCTGCTCTCGATCCCATGGACACCCATTTTCGCTTCTTAAGGTGGCTATGACCCCGACAAGTTCCTTGAATAAATCTTTTGACATATAAATCTCCTTTATTTTACCCCTATTTTATTTTTCAATGCCTTCATACGTTTCTCTACTTCTGAATAGCGTTCCGCTTCTGTGAAATAGGTGAGATAGAGTTTATACAGCTGCAAGGCGCGCGTGTAGTTTTTCTGTATTTCTGCCGCGCGTGCACGTTCCTCTAATGCATCTGCTTTCGCATTCAGCAGTTCATAAAGGACTTGCGCTGCCCGTTCTGCGAAGATACTCCCATTATATGTTTCACGGAGACTTCCTAACGCCTTAACCAATTCGGCATAAGATTTTTTATCTGCCGTCTCTTTTATCAGATTGAGTTTTGCTTCCGCTTCTGTAGCGAGTCGTTCCGCTGCTTTCTTTGCACGGCGGCACAGTATTGTATCAGGCAAAATCTCCGCAATTTGGCCGTAAAGCCTGAAAGCTTCACCCATCCTGTCCTCCGTTTCAGCAGTTTCCGCCATCTTGCACCCAGATTCAACCTGTTTTGTTGGTCCATGCGCGATCAGCCATTCTCGGATTCTTGTTTTTCTCAACCACTCTGAAGAGAGTTTATGGGTTTCATCTGTCCATGCCTCAAATGTCACATCAGCCCCCCACTCTCGATAAATCTCTGAGGCACGTTTGGCGCGCCGATAATGCGGATCATCGAGTGCTCCGACACCAAAAAGGATAGGATGTCCTTGAATCAGCGTTGGCGGCGGTGGATTCCTATCCACATCGCGCCTGCCTGCCCCAAGGACAAGCCTCCCCGCTAACCGACCTAACAATTGTTCGCCTAAAACTGTTGTCGAATACCCACCTTGGCTGTAGCCCCCCATAAAAATGTAGTCTGTAGCAATGTTCAACCGTGTTGAAAGCAATGTCAGAACTTCCTCAAAGAAGCGTATATCAGCGGCGGTTGCGTCAGGACTAAGCCCCTTATAGTAAGCGTCAGTCGCGTAGTTCATACCCACAACGATAAATTCTCCTCCTTTTGTTATCTTTTTCAACATCCAGGTCGTTGCTTTTCCACCCCAACCGTGGTAATAAAAAATAATAGGAAAAGGACGTTTGTCTGTATAATCGACGGGAACGTAAACCAGAAACGTCTTTTCAGTCTCTGGGGCTGTTATACGGACTTCCGTGCCGGGTAACAGTTCGGGTATATCAGCAGCAAGATCACTACAGAGCAAGAACAGTAGAAGGGCACTGAAACACACCATCCGCGTACCATAGTAACAACATGAATCGCTATTAGAATAGAGAGGGAGACGTATTTTCATGCGTCTGTGCCGTTCTCCTGAAGTGTTTCTAATTGAATAATCAGTTGACCGAGTTGTAATCCCAGCAATAGCGTATAGATTTGCATTAGGAGTGTAACCTGTCCTTCAGTCGGCAAATCGCTGGCATGAATCACAGCAAGCAATCTATCGGCACGCTCACGCACTTGTGCCGCTTTGTCCACATCGTCTTCTACTGTTTCTGGTGTGCTTTCTTTGATAAACTGCCAAATTCGATCTTGGATTTCGAGGGTGTAATTTTTTGCCATCGCAGTCCGCGCCCGCTTCGCAGAGTCCACCCAGATCGTATTTGCCTTCCAATTGAGCATAAAGGCTACGCTGTTGATGAGTACATCACGGAGGCTATCTTCACCAGAGAGGAGTTCTTCAATATTGGTAATCCCTTCTGCTTCTGCCGAGAAGGTTCGGACCCGCGTATATTCCTTCATATTTTTCAACATCAATTCGTTTTCAGCGATGAGATGCCAAAAATCCGCACTCGTTGAGAGCAGCACCTCCACACGATTGCAAACCGCACTCGGCATTTGTGTGCGGATACAGGAATAGTGGAGCCTGTGAAGTTGACTCCGAAAGTCTTGCAAACTCTCAGTCGTTTGCAGCGTTGATGCGTGGGCGATATGTGGGAGGAGTTCTCCGCGAATCTGGTCTAACAGTGCAGGAATCGTACGTTCAGCGTTCATATTGTTTGGTATGCTCTCAATCTCGAATTTTTTATTCAACCCTACAGCAAGAAGTGTTTTGCTTGGGTATTTCCACCAAGATTTGGAAATCCCTTCTACAGGGGAACTGAATGACCCTGCTTAATAGCTTAACAGGTTTCCGCTAAAAAGTCAACTTGACAATTGGGCATGAGGTACGCTAAAATACCGATAAGAAATACAGGGGACAAGTGAACTACTATGAAACGGTTTATCGCTGCAGTCATCAGTATTGCTTTCTTTGGGACATTCGCGAGTTTTGCTGACGAAAAAACTGAAACAGCCCCCCCGAAAGTGGGGGATAAGGCACCGGATTTCGTGCTCCAAGATATTGAGGAAAAGGAACACCGTCTGAAAAAACTTCAGGGCAAGATCGTTTTCCTCATGATGGGCAACCGGAAGATTCGGAAGGAAAGTAACAAATGGGCGGAGGCGTTCCAGAACGATTACCGAGAGAACGCACAGGTTACCCCTTACCTCATTGCTGACATGCGAAGCGTCCCGAGGTTCATACCCAAAAGTTTTATCAGGGGACAACTGGAGAAAGATCCACCGCCTGCGAAACTCTTACTGGATTGGAAAGGTGAAGTGCATAAGCGGTATCGGACGGAAGAAGAGAAACCGACGCTCTATCTGATCTCACAGGAAGGGACGATCATATTCCACGAAAAAGCAGATTTCAATCCCGAAATTTACGCCGAACTTAAAAAGCAAATCGGCAAACTTTTAGCGATAGATGAAAGTGAAGGGGAAGGAAAATAACTATGAAACATCTCGTCACCGGTTGTGCTGGATTCATCGGGTGGAGGGTAACAGAGCTTTTGCTTGAGGCGGGACATACTGTTGTAGGGATTGATAATATAAATACCTCTTATGATACACAAGTAAAGCACTGGCGGCTTAAGCAACTCGAAGGTACTCCCAATTTTCATTTTCACCATTCTGACATCTGCGATCAGGACGCACTGCGGGCAATATTTGATGCGACGTATGATGCTATTATCAACCTTGCTGCACGCGCCGGTGTACGGCATTCTGTCGAAGATCCCTGGGTATATGTTGACACAAATATAACCGGCACGCTGAATCTGCTGGAGTTATGCCGCGAGTTTGAAGTCAAAAAATTTATACTGGCATCGACATCAAGTCTTTACGGATCAGATAACCCGCTTCCGTTTAGTGAGGAGATGAATACAGATGGACCCTTGTCTCCTTACGCCGCTTCAAAGAAGGGGGCTGAAGCGATCTGCCATAGTTATCACCATCTCTACGGCATCGACATGACAATCTTCCGTTTTTTCACCGTCTATGGTCCCGCTGGTAGACCCGATATGAGCGCATTTCGCTTTGTACATTGGATTAGTGAAGGAAAACCGGTTATTGTTTATGGCGATGGTAAAGAGTCTTCTCGAGATTATACCTATCTTGATGATGTTGCAAGGGGTGTGATCGCAGGATTGAAACCGCTCAAGTATGAAGTGATTAACCTCGGTTCGGATAGCCCTATTGTACTTATTGATACGATACGATTGATAGAGGAGCTCGTTGGTAAGAAAGCGAACCTCTCGCATCAACCCTTTCATCCAGCAGATGCTCGCGCCACATGGGCGAACATCCGAAAAGCAGAGGAACTCTTGGGGTGGCGACCACAAGTCACTTTTCGAGAGGGGATTACTGCACTTGTCGAGTGGTATCAGGCGAATCGAGAGTGGGCGAAGAACATCGCAACAGACTAAGCCGCTATTAGGAGCTTAACTGCCTTTTCCAAAGCACCCGCGTCTACTTTTATCTTTGCTATTTCTGCCTCGCGTTGCACATAATTCAGTGTATGTTCCGCACTCATCGGTGCTGCGATGTCCTGAACAATCTTATGGAGGCGTTTCACATCAGCCTTCTTGATGCCGGTCTGTGCTTCTACGCGAGTGTGTAGCGCGGCGGGTGATTCTGGCTTTTCAGTAGGGGTCTCGCGCTTGGAACGGGTGCGGCTGGTTTTAGGTTTCCGGGTCCCCGATGAAGCAGAAGCTGTTTTAGATTGGCGGGTCGGTTTGCGAGATGCCTTCTGTTTGGAAGACGAAATCTTTCCTGCTTCAAGTGATTTGATACCACACTCCTTACACACCTTTGCTGTGGTATCCGCTAAAGTCATCGTTACGATTAATTCACTGATCGCACCGCAGAGATCGCATTCAGAAAGGTCTTCAATGCTCGTGAGGATCTCTGCATGGATTACCAACATTTTTTCTTTATCGGTTTTGGTTTGCTTTTCCTTCTGACAGAGTGCTATCAGTTTCTGTGCTGCTTTCTCGATTGTCTCTAAATGTCCCATCTTTTCCCCAACTGCGTAGGCGCGGTTTCTAACCTTGCCAATCCGCGCTGTCCAGTTAATGCTGGTATCCACCTTAGAACCATCTACGAACGAAGTTGCAAGAGAATGGAGCGCCGGCATCCTGTCCAATTACTTCGCCTCTGACGAGGCGATGGTATTTTTATCTTTATAAAGCTTATATTCAAAACTATCTATCAGTGCTTCACAACTTGCAGAGATAATATTTTCTGAGACACCAACAGTTCTCCAACTCCGTTCTCCATCACTCGCCTCAATAAGCACCCGAACCTTGGAACCCGTCCCCGCTTTGGTATCCAATACTCGGACCTTATAATCTATGAGTCGAACTGTTTGCAAGGCGGGATAAAACTGTTCCAGTGCCTTTCGGAGTGCTGTGTCAAGTGCGTTGACGGGACCATCGCCATCAGCAGCAGTGTGTGCTGTCAAACCGTCTGGCGTTGCGACCTTTACTGTTGCTTCGGAGCGCATGGCAAAATCGCTGAATTGTTCAATAATCACCCGAAAACCGACAGGATCGAAAAAGGATTCGTGTCCGTTAAATACCTTATGCGTCAGCAGCTCAAACGACGCTTCAGCGGCTTCATACTGATAGCCTTCTTGTTCTGCTGCTTTCAGTCGCTTGAAGAGTTCCAGCACCTGTGGTGAATTTTTGTCGTAATCTGGGTACTCCTTCTCAATCTTTTTCATGATCGTGCCGCGTCCTGCTTGATCAGATACGAGAATCCGTTGCGTATTGCCGACACTTTCCGGGACGATATGTTCATAAGTGAGGCGGTTTTTGCGGATGGCATCTGTATGCAAGCCACCTTTGTGGGCAAAGGCGGAGCGACCCACATACGGCTGGCGTTCGTCGTGAGGGAGATTTGCTAATTCACTAATTAACCGCGAAACTTCTGTTAACCCTTGCAGCTGCGTATCGCTTATACATTCTATTCCGAGTTTGAGTTGGATTGTCGGAATAATAGAGGCGAGATTTGCATTTCCGCACCGTTCACCGTAGCCGTTGAATGTGCCTTGTACATGGGTTGCACCTGCTTGCACAGCCAGTACGGAGTTCGCTGCACCCATGCCAGCATCGTTGTGTGTATGAATACCAACCGGTAGCGACAACTCGGAGAGCACAGTTGCTACGCCTTCTTGAATTTCTAACGGCAGTCTACCGCCATTGGTATCACAGAGGACGAGGCAGCTCGCGCCACCTATTGCAGCTGCACGTAATGTCTCTATGGCATATTCAGCATCGTCTGCGTAACCATCGAAAAAGTGCTCCGCATCGTAAATCACTTCGCGACCGTTCTCTACAAGGTAGCGAACGGAATTCTCAATCAATTCCAAGTTCTCCTCTGGTGTTACCCGCAGAACGTCGGTTGCATGGAGTCGCCAACTTTTCCCAAAGATTGTGATAGTCCTTGCGCCGGTATCCAGTAGTGCAGATAGATTCGGATCGGTTTCGGGGGTATACGTAGGATAGTACGTGCTACCAAACGGCACAATCGTCGCCGTTTCTAATGTCATATTTTTGGCGCGTCTGAAAAATTCTATGTCTTTTGGATTGGAACCCGGGTAGCCTCCTTCAATATAGCGGATACCTAATTTATCGAGTGCTTCTATGATGATGAGTTTATCTTCAACAGAAAACGCGACGCCTTCTGCTTGGCTGCCATCCCTGAGTGTTGTATCGTAAAATTCAACCATAATGCTTTTCACAATAAGTTTTGGCTTACGCTTTTGCGTATGGGCTTGCAAGCTTCCCCTCTATAACGCCAAAATTCGGTGTCTCCTTTTTGTGTGTTTCTGTCGTTTTGCCTGTCCAATTCGCCTACTAATATTCTATCACATTTCGGGAAAAAAGTCAAATTTTACTTGTGTTTTGCGTAGTATCAATCACGCCCGATGTGCTTTGTGTTTTGATAATTCGTTCAATTGTGATATTATTAAAACCCATGAGAACCTATATTATTTTATTCGTTTGCCTCGCGTTGTTGCTATCAGGTTGCGGGATATTCGCTACCAAGTCGGTTCAAACCGAATCGTCAACGACCTCTGTAGATCCGATCAAAAAACTACAAGCTGATATTGATGCCGTCTTGCAGGACACCTTGTTTACGACCGCCAGCATCGGCATCAAAGTGGTTGCTGTTGAGACAGGCGAAGTGATCTACGGAAAGAACACACGTAAACTACATCACCCTGCTTCTACAACAAAACTCTTCACAGCGGCAACGGCTTTGGCAAAATTAGGAGCAGACTACCGGTTTGAAACAACAGTCTACATTGATGCAGATATAAGCGACGGAATTGCTAACAATATCTATCTCAAGGGCAAAGCAGATCCGGTGCTTCAGCGTAATGATATAGTTAAATTAGGCGACGCACTTTTGCAAACTGGTATCCAATCCGTCCGCGGTAAAATCGTCATTGACGAGACATATTTAGACCGGGTGCCAGAGGGACCAGGATGGATGTGGGATGACAGACCGCTTATAATCAGTGCTTTAAGTATCCGGGAAATTGAACCCGATACGAACACATGGAATAGAGCATACGCGTGTGGACATCTTCTGAAAACTGCACTTATTGAGAGAGGCGTTAGCGTGGCAGGGGAGGTGGTCTCTGGAACAGTTCCATCAGATGCGCAGGTTGTTGATAAACATCTATCGCCACCGCTCGCTGATATTCTCAAATTAATGAACAAACCCAGCGATAATTGGATCGCCGAATTGATTTTCAAAACAATCGGTGCTGAAGTGGTTGGCGAACCGGGAACATGGCAGAAAGGAAGGCAAGTTGTCACTGAATTCCTAAGTGAAATCATG
This window encodes:
- a CDS encoding redoxin domain-containing protein — translated: MKRFIAAVISIAFFGTFASFADEKTETAPPKVGDKAPDFVLQDIEEKEHRLKKLQGKIVFLMMGNRKIRKESNKWAEAFQNDYRENAQVTPYLIADMRSVPRFIPKSFIRGQLEKDPPPAKLLLDWKGEVHKRYRTEEEKPTLYLISQEGTIIFHEKADFNPEIYAELKKQIGKLLAIDESEGEGK
- the dacB gene encoding D-alanyl-D-alanine carboxypeptidase/D-alanyl-D-alanine-endopeptidase; amino-acid sequence: MRTYIILFVCLALLLSGCGIFATKSVQTESSTTSVDPIKKLQADIDAVLQDTLFTTASIGIKVVAVETGEVIYGKNTRKLHHPASTTKLFTAATALAKLGADYRFETTVYIDADISDGIANNIYLKGKADPVLQRNDIVKLGDALLQTGIQSVRGKIVIDETYLDRVPEGPGWMWDDRPLIISALSIREIEPDTNTWNRAYACGHLLKTALIERGVSVAGEVVSGTVPSDAQVVDKHLSPPLADILKLMNKPSDNWIAELIFKTIGAEVVGEPGTWQKGRQVVTEFLSEIMDDPPAHRFVDGSGLSRYNLLNAELLTNLLIYMYQNFELMPEYLSSLPIAGVDGTLKNRMQGVSADKVLRAKTGTLSGVSALAGYTVTADDEVFAFGILISHYVGLPAVARGIQDKIGNYLTGFGRRPEEIK
- a CDS encoding GDP-mannose 4,6-dehydratase, encoding MKHLVTGCAGFIGWRVTELLLEAGHTVVGIDNINTSYDTQVKHWRLKQLEGTPNFHFHHSDICDQDALRAIFDATYDAIINLAARAGVRHSVEDPWVYVDTNITGTLNLLELCREFEVKKFILASTSSLYGSDNPLPFSEEMNTDGPLSPYAASKKGAEAICHSYHHLYGIDMTIFRFFTVYGPAGRPDMSAFRFVHWISEGKPVIVYGDGKESSRDYTYLDDVARGVIAGLKPLKYEVINLGSDSPIVLIDTIRLIEELVGKKANLSHQPFHPADARATWANIRKAEELLGWRPQVTFREGITALVEWYQANREWAKNIATD
- the mazG gene encoding nucleoside triphosphate pyrophosphohydrolase translates to MSKDLFKELVGVIATLRSENGCPWDREQTHETLKSTLIEETYETLEAIDTGDPSKLKEELGDLLLNIMLQAQIAAEHENFDIYAVIETLTEKLIRRHPHVFGDVNVENSEEVVKNWEAIKRQEAGYSDRESVLDGIPNAMPTLLRAQKIQSRAARVGFDWEELADVIAKVEEELDEVKVSINTEGSEAVAMELGDLLFAIVNLCRFMDLQAEETLRQANRKFVTRFKWMEAELERRGTNFESQDLERLDAIWEEAKKAEIDAG
- the cimA gene encoding citramalate synthase; the encoded protein is MVEFYDTTLRDGSQAEGVAFSVEDKLIIIEALDKLGIRYIEGGYPGSNPKDIEFFRRAKNMTLETATIVPFGSTYYPTYTPETDPNLSALLDTGARTITIFGKSWRLHATDVLRVTPEENLELIENSVRYLVENGREVIYDAEHFFDGYADDAEYAIETLRAAAIGGASCLVLCDTNGGRLPLEIQEGVATVLSELSLPVGIHTHNDAGMGAANSVLAVQAGATHVQGTFNGYGERCGNANLASIIPTIQLKLGIECISDTQLQGLTEVSRLISELANLPHDERQPYVGRSAFAHKGGLHTDAIRKNRLTYEHIVPESVGNTQRILVSDQAGRGTIMKKIEKEYPDYDKNSPQVLELFKRLKAAEQEGYQYEAAEASFELLTHKVFNGHESFFDPVGFRVIIEQFSDFAMRSEATVKVATPDGLTAHTAADGDGPVNALDTALRKALEQFYPALQTVRLIDYKVRVLDTKAGTGSKVRVLIEASDGERSWRTVGVSENIISASCEALIDSFEYKLYKDKNTIASSEAK
- the nfi gene encoding deoxyribonuclease V (cleaves DNA at apurinic or apyrimidinic sites), producing the protein MQYRSLHSWDVTPEEAREIQNRLRREVIATDRFGTINTVAGVDIGLKKDIALASVVVLSFPGLQVVDSEVAECAVRFPYIPGLLSFREVPPLLTAFDRLQTEPDLVIVDGQGIAHPRRFGLASHLGLILDKPTIGCAKSRLWGRYEEPGPEQGAYTHLVDKGEVIGAVVRTRTNVRVVYVSVGHRISLDSARTLTLACCRGYRLPETTRHAHNAASGKTPQNTLLF
- a CDS encoding nicotinate-nicotinamide nucleotide adenylyltransferase; the encoded protein is MAETLLNLLTQECKRHPDYEWFVELFKGLDPSAPPQIDFIHRAALPSRETKKLGIFSGSFNPLTLAHVRMIEDTLTKYQLDEVLLLLAKANVDKDIFGLPLAARLVTLKKYAIDHQRFSVGVSSHGRYIDKVIALKAIFPSETEFHFIVGYDTLVRIFDPKYYTNFHAELQELFISARFIVANRAAAGIKTIESFMTQPEIRRYTSYVSSLLLPDTYAYMSSTEARELLARDEAIKHLVPSSILAMLDRNPSKAIHKE